In the genome of Gloeotrichia echinulata CP02, one region contains:
- a CDS encoding ADP-ribosylglycohydrolase family protein, producing MLTAAKTLSGLMGLCVGDALGVPVEFTSRAERVKSPVTTMMGYGTWNQPPGTWSDDSSLTFCLAESLCRGYSLDAIANSFWRWYKAGYWTPRGELFDIGTTTHAAIMRLKQGILPQDAGGKIENTNGNGSLMRILPMAYCHQILTFDELISRVHDVSGITHAHPRSLMACGIYISIAVALLEGADPQAAYLQGLNKVQTIYSARDFLLEKPLFSRVLSGEIANLPVEEINSGGYVIDTLEASLWCLLNSSSYADAVLTAINLGGDTDTTAAVTGGLAGIYYGIENIPQDWINQIVRKQDIINLANRFAAAVYS from the coding sequence ATGCTAACTGCTGCAAAAACTTTGTCTGGTTTGATGGGTTTATGTGTCGGTGATGCGTTGGGTGTGCCGGTGGAGTTTACTAGCCGCGCTGAACGAGTTAAATCTCCGGTGACAACGATGATGGGTTATGGCACCTGGAACCAACCGCCAGGAACTTGGTCTGATGACAGTTCGCTGACGTTTTGCTTGGCAGAAAGTCTTTGTAGGGGGTATTCTCTGGATGCTATAGCCAATTCATTTTGGCGCTGGTACAAGGCAGGTTACTGGACTCCTCGTGGGGAATTATTTGATATTGGCACTACCACCCATGCAGCGATTATGCGCCTTAAACAGGGCATTCTACCACAAGATGCGGGTGGAAAAATTGAAAATACCAATGGCAATGGTTCTTTGATGAGAATTTTGCCGATGGCATATTGTCACCAAATCTTAACTTTCGATGAATTGATTTCGCGGGTACATGACGTTTCCGGAATTACCCACGCCCATCCGCGATCGCTCATGGCTTGTGGTATCTATATTAGCATCGCCGTAGCCCTACTCGAAGGCGCTGACCCCCAAGCAGCTTATTTACAAGGCTTAAACAAAGTCCAGACAATTTATTCTGCACGTGATTTCCTTTTAGAAAAGCCTTTGTTTAGCAGAGTATTGAGTGGTGAAATTGCCAATTTACCTGTAGAAGAGATTAATTCTGGCGGCTATGTAATTGATACCCTGGAGGCATCCCTTTGGTGTTTATTAAATAGTTCATCCTACGCCGATGCTGTACTCACAGCTATCAACCTAGGCGGAGATACCGATACTACCGCCGCAGTTACAGGTGGGTTAGCAGGAATTTATTACGGGATAGAAAATATTCCCCAAGATTGGATTAACCAAATTGTCCGCAAACAAGACATTATTAACTTGGCAAACCGTTTCGCAGCGGCTGTTTATAGTTAA
- the sir gene encoding sulfite reductase, ferredoxin dependent, whose protein sequence is MVKSPASPIASRNPSKVEGIKENSNFLREPVATEILQDTTHFSEDAVQILKFHGSYQQDNRDHRVKGQEKDYQMMLRTKNPGGLVPPQLYLALDKLADEYGNNTLRATTRQGFQLHGILKQNLKTAIATIVNNLGSTLGACGDINRNVMAPPAPFKNRPEYEYAWEYAQNIADLLSPQTGAYYEVWLDGEKVISGEENPQVKAARQGNGNGTILENTEEPIYGTHYMPRKFKVCVTVPGDNSVDLYSQDLTLVVITNKKGALEGFNILAGGGLGRTHNKEETFARLADPIGYVAKDDVYDLVKAIVATQRDYGDRSDRRHARLKYLIHDWGVDKFRTQVEEYFGKAVAPFKKLPEFKYQDFLGWNEQGDGKLFLGISIDNGRVKDEGSFHLKTALREIVAQFNLPIRLTPNQNLLFYDIEPDNKPAIQEILDRCGVIADPSQIEPLVRFAMACPALPTCGLAITESERAIPGILERIRALLDKVGLQNEHFVVRMTGCPNGCARPYMAELAFVGSAPESYQLWLGGSPNQTRLAQPYTEKLHHNDIESFLEPIFVFFKKTRKQKESFGNFCDRVGFDAIREFATTYDPEAVNGTSKSRHRVSLQDELYIKLKTEAERQGKPMTEVVQAALTAYFETL, encoded by the coding sequence ATGGTTAAATCCCCTGCTTCCCCGATCGCTAGCCGTAACCCTTCCAAAGTAGAAGGAATCAAGGAAAATAGTAATTTTTTACGTGAACCCGTAGCCACTGAGATACTTCAGGACACAACTCACTTTAGCGAAGATGCAGTACAGATCCTGAAGTTTCATGGGTCTTATCAGCAGGATAACCGTGATCATCGTGTCAAGGGACAGGAGAAAGATTATCAGATGATGCTGCGGACGAAAAATCCTGGTGGGTTAGTACCACCACAGCTTTATTTGGCTTTAGATAAGCTGGCTGATGAATATGGTAACAATACTTTACGAGCAACTACCCGTCAAGGATTTCAGCTGCATGGAATTTTAAAGCAGAATCTCAAGACAGCAATTGCCACAATTGTCAACAACTTGGGTTCAACTTTGGGCGCTTGCGGCGACATTAACCGCAATGTGATGGCGCCACCTGCACCCTTTAAAAATCGCCCAGAGTACGAATACGCTTGGGAATATGCCCAAAATATCGCTGACTTGCTATCACCCCAAACTGGCGCTTATTACGAAGTTTGGCTAGATGGGGAAAAGGTAATTAGCGGTGAAGAAAACCCACAGGTGAAAGCGGCGCGACAAGGCAACGGTAATGGGACAATCTTGGAGAACACAGAAGAGCCAATTTATGGTACTCATTATATGCCCCGCAAATTCAAAGTTTGCGTGACAGTACCTGGTGATAATTCTGTAGATTTATATTCCCAAGACCTGACTTTGGTAGTCATTACCAATAAAAAAGGCGCACTCGAAGGCTTTAACATCTTGGCTGGTGGCGGTTTAGGGCGAACACACAATAAAGAAGAAACCTTCGCCAGACTAGCAGACCCCATTGGTTATGTCGCTAAGGATGACGTTTACGACCTAGTAAAGGCGATTGTGGCTACCCAAAGAGATTATGGCGATCGCTCTGACCGTCGTCACGCTAGATTAAAATATTTAATCCACGATTGGGGTGTCGATAAATTCCGCACCCAGGTTGAAGAATACTTTGGGAAAGCAGTCGCACCCTTCAAAAAACTGCCAGAGTTTAAATATCAAGACTTTCTCGGTTGGAACGAACAAGGGGATGGTAAGCTATTTTTGGGCATTTCCATTGACAATGGTCGAGTCAAAGATGAAGGTTCGTTTCATCTGAAAACCGCCCTGCGCGAAATTGTCGCACAATTTAACTTACCCATCCGCCTAACACCCAACCAAAATCTGCTATTTTACGATATCGAACCAGATAACAAGCCAGCGATTCAAGAAATTCTTGACCGTTGCGGCGTTATTGCAGACCCCAGCCAAATCGAACCTTTAGTCAGGTTTGCAATGGCTTGTCCAGCTTTACCCACCTGCGGCTTGGCAATCACCGAATCAGAACGGGCAATACCTGGTATTTTAGAACGGATTCGCGCTTTGTTGGATAAAGTGGGTTTACAAAATGAACATTTTGTGGTAAGGATGACAGGATGCCCCAACGGCTGCGCCCGTCCTTATATGGCAGAATTAGCCTTTGTGGGTAGCGCCCCCGAATCTTACCAATTATGGTTAGGGGGTTCACCAAATCAGACGCGGTTAGCACAGCCTTACACAGAAAAGCTGCACCATAACGATATAGAAAGCTTCCTAGAGCCAATTTTTGTCTTCTTCAAAAAGACGCGCAAGCAAAAGGAAAGCTTCGGCAATTTTTGCGATCGCGTTGGATTTGATGCAATCCGCGAATTTGCTACTACCTACGACCCCGAAGCTGTCAATGGTACAAGCAAATCGCGCCATCGGGTCAGCCTGCAGGATGAGCTTTATATTAAACTCAAAACAGAAGCAGAACGTCAAGGCAAGCCCATGACTGAGGTCGTACAAGCAGCGTTAACGGCTTATTTTGAGACTCTGTAG
- a CDS encoding 16S rRNA (uracil(1498)-N(3))-methyltransferase, translated as MSQLQRIAIAPDQLEQGQILLTAQQLHYLARVLRLRGGDRFIAMDGMGKWWLAQLEGEQAQVLEPLVVETELPISITLMMALPKGNGFDEVVRYCTELGVTCIAPVLSDRTLLNPSPQKLERWRRIAAEAAEQSERSFVPTILEPVAFSTGLSSVISNLSFSQPYICVTRDDSPHLKDCLHDKRQSTIVMAIGPEGGWTQTEVENAIAAGFQPVSLGRRILRAVTAPIVALSLISAAYEV; from the coding sequence ATGTCTCAACTACAACGAATTGCGATCGCACCGGATCAACTCGAACAAGGGCAAATTTTACTAACAGCCCAGCAACTACATTATCTAGCGCGTGTATTGCGTTTGCGTGGAGGCGATCGCTTTATTGCAATGGATGGTATGGGTAAATGGTGGTTAGCACAGCTAGAAGGGGAACAGGCGCAGGTATTAGAACCACTGGTAGTAGAAACTGAATTACCTATATCAATTACATTGATGATGGCTTTACCGAAAGGCAATGGATTTGATGAAGTTGTCCGGTATTGTACGGAGTTAGGAGTAACTTGCATTGCCCCGGTATTGAGCGATCGCACTTTACTAAATCCCAGTCCCCAAAAGCTGGAACGCTGGCGAAGGATTGCAGCCGAAGCAGCTGAACAATCAGAGCGTTCTTTCGTGCCGACCATATTAGAACCTGTAGCCTTTAGCACTGGGTTATCATCGGTCATCAGTAATTTATCATTCAGCCAGCCATATATTTGTGTGACTCGTGACGACTCCCCCCATTTAAAAGATTGCTTACACGACAAAAGACAAAGCACAATTGTGATGGCGATTGGCCCAGAAGGGGGATGGACACAAACAGAAGTTGAAAATGCCATAGCAGCTGGATTCCAACCAGTTTCCCTTGGTCGTCGTATCCTGCGAGCAGTCACAGCCCCAATTGTAGCATTATCCTTGATTTCCGCAGCCTATGAGGTATAA
- a CDS encoding tetratricopeptide repeat protein has translation MIEQVAIAFEHRDYQTAAKLLKQLLKESPDNPWVQFYLGRLYEVSAKRRDAEKIYRQLLRETANAKILTLARQGLQRLQEIEQEERQRAIVQATAEPNNTELGVLVLEPLSQELKAAAALKFAQIMQIDTYTARLVLPSRSWRLYRTGQVGELKFYGKQLQKAGIPCFWATLTAIKQIQVFQVNYFGQFAPQSTVICHNQANQLGSLTFNWSEVKARVVGLLPIFEQVVDVDAHHKLERKTQTQDYAQFCDLHLPSRHCILRLYDNGYEFHPSVENIAQGSQNTIRINWNRLINSIEQQLPQVKVWSDFKPFAETVLDQTEMLGNIQSHIHLLRREKTNWDPAFHLYSGLVFLNLKSEE, from the coding sequence ATGATTGAGCAGGTTGCGATCGCCTTTGAACATAGAGATTATCAAACAGCTGCTAAACTACTCAAACAGCTGCTAAAAGAATCCCCAGATAATCCTTGGGTGCAATTTTACCTCGGACGGCTGTATGAAGTATCCGCAAAGCGTCGGGATGCAGAAAAAATTTATCGCCAACTGCTGCGGGAAACAGCCAATGCTAAAATCTTGACACTAGCACGCCAAGGCTTGCAACGACTGCAAGAAATAGAGCAAGAAGAAAGACAGCGTGCAATTGTCCAAGCAACAGCCGAACCCAACAATACCGAATTAGGTGTACTAGTATTAGAGCCTCTGAGTCAAGAACTCAAAGCCGCAGCAGCGCTGAAATTCGCCCAGATTATGCAGATAGACACTTACACCGCCCGCTTGGTGTTACCCAGTCGCTCCTGGCGATTGTATCGTACTGGACAAGTAGGAGAACTTAAATTTTATGGTAAACAATTACAAAAGGCTGGTATTCCCTGCTTTTGGGCAACTCTAACTGCAATTAAACAAATTCAAGTATTTCAAGTCAACTATTTCGGACAATTTGCGCCACAATCTACTGTTATTTGCCATAACCAAGCAAATCAACTCGGTTCTCTCACCTTTAACTGGTCAGAAGTCAAAGCACGAGTGGTAGGACTGTTACCCATTTTTGAGCAAGTTGTAGATGTTGACGCCCACCATAAACTAGAACGTAAAACTCAAACCCAAGACTATGCCCAATTTTGCGATTTACACCTACCCAGCAGACATTGTATCCTAAGACTTTATGACAACGGCTATGAATTTCACCCAAGTGTAGAAAATATTGCCCAAGGTAGTCAAAACACCATCAGAATTAATTGGAATCGTCTAATAAACTCGATAGAGCAGCAACTACCTCAAGTCAAAGTTTGGTCAGATTTCAAGCCCTTTGCAGAAACAGTACTAGATCAAACAGAAATGCTGGGTAACATTCAGTCTCACATTCACCTGTTGCGGAGGGAAAAGACTAATTGGGACCCAGCTTTTCATTTATATAGTGGACTTGTATTTTTGAACCTGAAGAGTGAGGAGTGA
- a CDS encoding triacylglycerol lipase, whose product MNTENQQRNPVLLIHGIDDTGAVFNKMRGYLGERGWSVYTLDLVPNNGDVGLDKLAKQVADYVVANFAPEQPLNLVGFSMGGIVSRYYVQRLGGIERVQRFTTISSPHYGTVMAYASQRPGCVQMRPNSIFLKDLNSDAAMLKQLNFTSIWTPYDLMIVPGNSSQMPLGTNVTVPVALHPWMLTDSRSLAIVAQALAEPIKVQV is encoded by the coding sequence ATGAATACTGAAAATCAGCAGCGAAATCCAGTGTTATTGATACATGGTATTGATGACACGGGTGCAGTTTTTAATAAAATGCGAGGCTACTTAGGAGAAAGGGGTTGGTCTGTGTATACCCTAGATCTAGTTCCGAATAATGGTGATGTGGGACTAGATAAGTTGGCAAAGCAGGTAGCAGATTATGTTGTGGCTAATTTTGCACCAGAACAACCTCTCAATTTAGTCGGCTTCAGCATGGGAGGAATTGTCAGCCGTTACTATGTCCAGCGGCTGGGCGGAATTGAGCGTGTGCAGCGGTTTACGACTATTTCTTCACCCCATTATGGAACTGTGATGGCTTATGCTTCCCAGCGTCCTGGCTGCGTGCAAATGCGCCCGAATAGTATTTTTCTCAAGGATTTGAATTCTGATGCTGCGATGTTGAAGCAACTGAACTTTACATCGATTTGGACGCCCTATGATTTGATGATTGTGCCAGGGAATAGTTCACAAATGCCACTGGGAACAAATGTGACAGTACCTGTTGCCTTACATCCGTGGATGTTGACAGACTCTAGGAGTTTGGCAATAGTAGCACAAGCATTAGCAGAACCAATTAAGGTTCAAGTTTAA